The sequence TCGGCGTGAGCCGGCTCATCGACCGCGCCGGCCAGCCCGTCAAGGAAGCGACCCGCGCCCTCCAGCAGGAACGCACCCGCACCCTCGTCTACCTCGCCGACCCGCGCGGCTCCGACGTGTTCGCGGCGATGCGCCGCAGCTACTCCACCACCGACGAAGCGGTCGAGAAGGTCCGCGGCGTAGCCCGCGACAACGGCCTCCGCAACCGCATGAACGCCACATCGCGCCGCGAACTCGATGCCCTCGTCGGCTCGTTCACGGACCTGACCGCGCTGCGCCGCAGCGCCGAGGACAACCGCCTCTCGCGCACCTCCGCGCTCAAGCTCTACTCCGACCTCGTCGAGCCCTGCTTCGGCTTCCTCACCGACCTGCGCTCCGTCAAGGACGTCGCGCTCGACAAGCGGGGGCGCGGGGTCGTCGGCGTCGACCGCGCCCGCGAACTCCTCACCCAGGAGGACGCCGTAGTAAGCGCCGCCCTCACCGGGCACCGCCTCGGCCGCGACGAGATCCAGAAGGTCTCCGACCTCATCGCCCAGCGCGAACTGCTCTACGACACCAACCTCGCCCTGCTGCCCGACGAGGAACGCAAGGACTTCGAGGCGTACTGGAAGAAGCCCGGCACCTCCGTCCTCACCGACGCCGAGTACGGGGTCAGCCAGTCGACACCCAGCGCCGTGGCCGTCGTCGACGCCGCGACGTGGACCAAGGCCGCCACGAAGGTCCTCGCCGACCTCGCCGCGCGCGACGACGCGATCGAGAGCGCCTACCGCGACGCCGTGACCCCGTACGCGCACGGCGTCCTGCTCCGTACCGGCGGCGCGGGCTTCCTCGGCCTCGTCGCGCTGCTCCTCTCCCTCTACCTCTCGGTGCGCATCGGTCGCTCCCTCGTCCGCGACCTCTCCGGGCTGCGCCGCCGCGCCAACGAGACCGCCGGGGTCCGCCTGCCCGAGGTCATGCGCAGGCTCGCCGCGGGCGAGGAGATCGACATCGAGACCGAGGCGCCGCGTCTCGCCCACGACCGCGACGAGATGGGACAGGTCGCCCAGGCCCTGGAGACGCTCCAGCGCGCCGCCGTCGAGGCCGCCGTGCGCCAAGCCGACATGCGCAAGGGCGTCTCCGAGGTCTTCGTCAACCTCGCCCGCCGCAGTCAGGTCCTGCTCCACAAGCAGCTCACCCTGCTCGACACGATGGAACGCCGCACCGAGGACACCGACGAACTCGCCGACCTCTTCCGCCTCGACCACCTCACGACCCGTATGCGCCGCCACGCCGAGGGCCTCGTCATCCTCTCCGGCGCCGCCCCGGCCCGCCAGTGGCGCCGCCCCGTGCCGCTCATGGACGTCGTGCGCGCGGCCGTCTCCGAGGTGGAGGACTACGAACGCGTCGAGGTGCGCCGCCTGCCCCGTGTCGCCGTCACGGGCGCGGCCGTCGGCGACCTCACCCACCTCCTCGCCGAACTCATGGAGAACGCCGCTGTGTTCTCGCCGCCGCACACCGCCGTGCAGGTGCTCGGCGAACGCGTCGGCCAGGGCTTCCTCCTGGAGATCCACGACCGCGGCCTCGGCATGACCAAGGAAGCGCTCCTCGCGGCGAACCAGCGCCTCGCCGAGACGCCCGAGTTCGAGCTCTCCGACACCGACAGGCTCGGCCTCTTCGTCGTGAGCCGCATCGCCCGCCGCCAGGGCGTCAAGGTCTCGCTCCAGCCCTCCCCGTACGGTGGCACGACCGCTGTCGTCGTCCTGCCCGAGAAGCTCCTCACCGACGTGCCCGGTACCGACGGCGCGGGTCTCCCCGCGGTCTCCCCGGACGGGCCCGTCGAACTGGAGGCCCCCGTCGCCGCGCCGGGGCGCACGGCGGTACGGGAGCCGGTGCCCGCGGGCGCCGACGAGGGACCGCGCGGCCCGCTCACCCAGCTCGGCGCGCTGCCCCGCCGTCCGGTGCCCAAGCTCGTCACCTCGCACGGCCGCCCGGTCGGCGACCACGCGCAGGCGGACGAGGCGCCCGAGCCCGACGCCGAGCACAGCCGCCCCACCCCGGCCCCCGGCGCGCTCCCGTCCCGCCGCCCCCGCGCGCGGACCGGCGAGAGGGCCGGTGACACGTCCGGCGACGGGTCCGGTGACACGTCCGGCCAGAAGCCCGGCGCGAGGCCAGGTGCGAGGACGGCGTCGGCGAGCGCCCCCGCGCCCGCGAGCGCTCCGGCAGAGACCGAACGGAACGCGTCGGGCACCTCGCCCGCAGGGCGGGGCGGGGGCGGTACGGGGGCCGAGGCGGCCCCCGCCGGGGGCCCCACGGGCCTGCCCCGCCGCGTACGACAGGCAAGCCTCGCCCGCCAACTGCGCGAGCAGCCCGAGCCGAGCGCGCCCACCGGGCCCGAACCGGAGCGGGACGCGGACGCCGTACGGACCCGGATGGCCTCGCTCCAGCGGGGCTGGCTCCGGGGCCGCGAGGAGGAAGCCGCGGCGGACGCCGGGCCCGCCCGGGCCCGCGCCACCGAGGACGAGGACGGACCGGAAGCCACCGGGCCCGCCCCGCACAGCACAGCGCAAGGAAACACTCCGGAAAGGGACGGTCGATGACTGCGCCAAGGACCGCCGCGTCAACTCCGGGAGCCCCCGGTGGCACCCACGAACTCAACTGGCTGCTCGACGACCTCGTCGCCCGGGTCGCCAGCATCCGCAAGGCGATCATCCTCTCCAGCGACGGCTTGCCCACCGGGATGTCCGAGGACATCAGCCGCGAGGACAGCGAACACCTCGCCGCCGTCGCCTCCGGCTTCCACAGCCTCGCCAAGGGCGTCGGACGCCACTTCGACGCGGGCAGCGTCCGGCAGACACTCGTCGAACTCGACGACGCCTTCCTCTTCGTCTCGGCGGCGGGCGACGGAAGCTGCCTCGCCGTCCTCGCCGGACCCGACGCGGACATCGGCCAGATCGCCTACGAGATGACGCTCCTCGTCAAGCGGGTCGGCGTCCACCTCGGCCAGGCCCCCCGCACCGACATCTCCGCCGGGGGATAGAGGCAGGCCATGATGAGCGACGCCGGTCACGAGACAGCCCGCTGGTACGACGACGAGGCGGGACCCGTCGTACGCCCCTACGCGATGACCCGGGGCCGCACGAGCGCCACCGGCGGCCACCGGCTCGACCTCATCGCCCTCGTCTCCGCCGTTCCGCCCCCCGGTGACCCCGGACCGGGCGGACCGGCCGGAGCGCGGGAACCCGACCGACCGCGCGGCACGGCGGCGGACAGGGGCGGCGGCCCCCGCACCGGCCCGGACGAGGGGGTCCGCACCAGCTCGGACGTGGGGGTCCGCACCGGCCCGGACGTGGGGGTCCGCACCGGCCCGGACGTGGGGACCGGCGGCGCGGACCCGGGGGAGTCCGCCGCGACAACCGCCCCCGCCGCCCCTCCCTGGCCCCTCCCTCCCGAGCAGGACGCCCTGCTGACCCCCGAGCACGTCGAGATCCTCGCCCTGTGCGGCGGCGCCCCGCAGTCCGTCGCCGAGATCGCCGCGGGACTCGACCTCGCGATCGGCGTCGTCCGGGTCCTCGTCAGCGACCTCGCCGAAGCCGAGCTCGTCACGGTCACCCGCCCCGTGCCCCCCGCCGAACTCCCCGACGAGAGCGTGCTGCGGGACGTCATCGAAGGATTGCGCGCCCTGTGAGAAAGCGGCGCCCGCCGCCGCCTCGCGCACCCCCCGTCCACCCCCCCACGCCCGCCGCCCGGCGGGGCCGCAGGAGAAGAGACCGAATGAACGCCCTCAGTGGCCGGACCGACCGGCCGCTCACCCTCAAACTCCTCGTCGCCGGGGGGTTCGGGGTCGGCAAGACGACCCTCGTCGGCGCGGTCAGCGAGATCAGGCCGCTGCGCACCGAGGAGATCCTCACCGAGGCGTCCCGCCCGGTGGACGACATGCGCGGGGTCGAGCAGAAGCGCACCACGACGGTCGCGGTGGACTTCGGCCGCATCACCCTGCGCGAGGAACTCGTCCTCTACCTCTTCGGCACCCCGGGCCAGGACCGCTTCTGGTTCCTGTGGGACGAACTCGCCCAGGGCGCGCTCGGCGCAGTCGTCCTCGTCGACACCCGCCGCCTCGCGGACTCCTTCGCGGCCGTCGACTACTTCGAGCGGCGCGGCATCCCCTTCGTCGTCGCCGTCAACCGCTTCGACGGAGCGGAGGACCACCCGCTCACCGAGATCCGCGCCGCCCTCGATCTCGACCCGCACGTTCCCCTCGTGCCCTGCGACGCCCGGGCCCGCGACTCCGTCAAAGCGGTCCTCATCGAGGTCGTCGAACACGCCCGCCGCCACGCCGTGGCCCAGCGCGAGAGCCACACCGCCCACTGAACCGGCACCGCGCGGACCGAGCCGGAGCGCCGCTCCGGCGGCGGCTCAGGAGCCGGTCGTACGGTGCTCCGCGAGCCACTTCCGGGCGATCTCGCCCAGCTCGGCGTCCCGGCCGGCGAGCATCATCCGGATCATCGCCGCGTCCCCCCTCAGCGACCACGCCGGGTGCCCGAAGGTCGCCGGGTTGTTCCGCTCGATGAGGAAGTGCGCCGGCCACGCGGTCCCGTAGCCGATCACGGGCAGCGCGGCGAGATACCTGGGCCGCCCCCGCGCCAGCCCGTACGCGCTCACCGCGAGCCCCGTCAGCGTGCCCGCCAGGTGCACCCAGCGCGTCGCCGCCCTGGAGTGCATGGCCACGTAGTACGGCCAGAACTCCTCGTAGCTCCCGAACTCCCGCGCCTCGTCGCTCATACCGGGCACGGTAACGGCTCCCCGGGCCGTACGGAACGCCCCCGCTCGTATGCGATCCGCGGGCGCCCCCTGGGAATCCCCGCCCCCCACTGCTAAACCCGTACCCCATGAGACGACGCACCCCCACAGCGCTCCGTTCCCTCCTCCTCGCCGTCCTCCTCTCCCTCACCTTCGCGACCGTCACCGCCCAGGCGTCCCCGACCCCCCGCACCCCCCACCGCGACCCAAAGGCCCCCACCTCCTTCGTGGAACTCCGCGACATCGATCCGACGATCATCGAGGACATCCGCTACGCCACCCCCCACAACTTCACCGGCGTCCCCGTCACCGGCTACACCCAGCCGCTCTGCCTCCTCACCCGCTCCACGGCCGAGGCCCTCCACCGCGCCCAGCGCCACCTCCTGCGCCGTGGCTACTCGCTGAAGGTGTACGACTGCTTCCGCCCCCAACGCGCCGTCGACCACTTCGTCCGCTGGGCAGAGGACCTCTCGGACCAGCGCATGAAGGCGGAGTTCTACCCCCGCGTCGACAAGACCCGTCTCTTCGCCGACGGTTACATCGCGGAGAAGTCCGGCCACAGCCGCGGCTCCACCCTCGACCTCAGCTTCGTCCGCCTCCCCGCGCACCCCACCCGCCCCTACGTCCCCGGCGAGACCCTCACCTCCTGCTACGGCCCCAAGGCCGAGCGCTTCCCCGACGCCGCCGTCGACACCGGCACCGGCTTCGACTGCTTCGACACCCTCGCCCACACCGACGATCCCCGGATCACCGGCGTCCAGCGCGCCCACCGCGACCTCCTCACCACCACCCTGGAACACGAGGGCTTCACCAACCTCCCCGAGGAGTGGTGGCACTTCACCCACCAGCCCGAGCAGTACCCCGACACCTACTTCGACTTCCCCGTCAGCCGCCGCTCCCTGACCTCCCACCACTGACACCCCCTCAACTCCCCGGACCCGCCCACACCCTCCTGTCACCCTCACCCCAGGGATCGGATAAAGTCCGCGCGTGTCCCGGACCCACTCCCACCCCGACGGCTCCGCCGATGCCCCGGCCCCCGCCGGTCCGCAGCCCTACTCGCACTGCGCGAGCTGCGGGGCCCCTTACGCCGAGGCCCGCTCCTGGCCGCGCACCTGCGCCGTCTGCGGAGCCACCGCCTACGGCAACCCGCTGCCGGTCGCGGTCGCCCTCCAGCCCGTGTACGACCGCGCCGGTACCGGACTCGTCGTCATCACGCGTGCCATCGAACCCGCGAAGGGCACGGTCGCCCTCCCCGGCGGCTTCGTCGACCACGCCGAGGACTGGCGCCACGCCGTCGTACGCGAACTCCGCGAGGAGACCGGCATCGACGCGGAATCACGGGACGTCCGCCTCGCCGATGCCCTCAGCTCGCCCGACGGCCACCTCCTCCTCTTCGGCGTCCTGCCGACCCGTCCCGCCGCCGAACTCCCCAGTTCCGTCCCCACCGACGAGACCGACGGCCGCCACATCCTGCGCGAGCCGGCCCGTCTCGGTTTCCCCCTCCACACCCTCGCCGTCCGCGCCTGGTTCGAGGGCCGCTACCAGTAACCCCCGCGCTCACGCGGGCCCCACCGCCTCCGCGGCCCCCAAGCCCCTCACCCGCACGGGCCGTCCCGCGGCCGACGCCCCGCCCGGTCCCGCGCCCGGACCTCCGCTCCGCTCCACGACCACCTCCCCGTCCGCCCCCAGCCTGCTCGTGTACCGCTCGACGAGGGGAGGCGACCAGCCCCCCTCCTCGTCGGGGATGTACAACCCCGCTCCCGGCCCGCTCTCCGGCAGCGGCGCCCACACGTCGAGTACCGTGTCGCCCGCCTCCCGCACCGGGACCACCGCTCCCGCACGGACCAGGACCGGGACCCGGTCGAGCGGTGCCGCGACCTCGACCGTGCGTTCCCCCTCGTACACCACCTCCGTCGCCGTGTCGTACCACTGCCCCTTCGGCAGCCGCACCCGCCTGCTCCGTACTCCCGGCTCGCACACCGGCGCCACCAACAGCGCCTCGCCCACCAGGAACGCGTCGCCCACCCCGCGCAGCGCCCGGTCCTCCGGCGTGAACCACCACACCGGGCGCACCCACGGGCCGCCCCACAAACCCGCGTGCCGCGCCAGCGTCGTCCAATAGGGACCCCACCGTTCGCGCTCGCCCGAAGCGGCCCCTCCCGCACTCCCTCCCTCCGCCCCATCACTCCACGGCAACCACCGCACCAACTGCTCCCACCGCACCGCCCATTCCACGCCTTCGTCCGAAAGGCT comes from Streptomyces sp. Tu6071 and encodes:
- a CDS encoding DUF742 domain-containing protein, which encodes MGTGGADPGESAATTAPAAPPWPLPPEQDALLTPEHVEILALCGGAPQSVAEIAAGLDLAIGVVRVLVSDLAEAELVTVTRPVPPAELPDESVLRDVIEGLRAL
- a CDS encoding NUDIX domain-containing protein; translation: MSRTHSHPDGSADAPAPAGPQPYSHCASCGAPYAEARSWPRTCAVCGATAYGNPLPVAVALQPVYDRAGTGLVVITRAIEPAKGTVALPGGFVDHAEDWRHAVVRELREETGIDAESRDVRLADALSSPDGHLLLFGVLPTRPAAELPSSVPTDETDGRHILREPARLGFPLHTLAVRAWFEGRYQ
- a CDS encoding roadblock/LC7 domain-containing protein, producing MTAPRTAASTPGAPGGTHELNWLLDDLVARVASIRKAIILSSDGLPTGMSEDISREDSEHLAAVASGFHSLAKGVGRHFDAGSVRQTLVELDDAFLFVSAAGDGSCLAVLAGPDADIGQIAYEMTLLVKRVGVHLGQAPRTDISAGG
- a CDS encoding nitrate- and nitrite sensing domain-containing protein produces the protein MRFRGKSIRRKIVALLLVPLLSLGVVWAYATVISGQEAYQVLGVSRLIDRAGQPVKEATRALQQERTRTLVYLADPRGSDVFAAMRRSYSTTDEAVEKVRGVARDNGLRNRMNATSRRELDALVGSFTDLTALRRSAEDNRLSRTSALKLYSDLVEPCFGFLTDLRSVKDVALDKRGRGVVGVDRARELLTQEDAVVSAALTGHRLGRDEIQKVSDLIAQRELLYDTNLALLPDEERKDFEAYWKKPGTSVLTDAEYGVSQSTPSAVAVVDAATWTKAATKVLADLAARDDAIESAYRDAVTPYAHGVLLRTGGAGFLGLVALLLSLYLSVRIGRSLVRDLSGLRRRANETAGVRLPEVMRRLAAGEEIDIETEAPRLAHDRDEMGQVAQALETLQRAAVEAAVRQADMRKGVSEVFVNLARRSQVLLHKQLTLLDTMERRTEDTDELADLFRLDHLTTRMRRHAEGLVILSGAAPARQWRRPVPLMDVVRAAVSEVEDYERVEVRRLPRVAVTGAAVGDLTHLLAELMENAAVFSPPHTAVQVLGERVGQGFLLEIHDRGLGMTKEALLAANQRLAETPEFELSDTDRLGLFVVSRIARRQGVKVSLQPSPYGGTTAVVVLPEKLLTDVPGTDGAGLPAVSPDGPVELEAPVAAPGRTAVREPVPAGADEGPRGPLTQLGALPRRPVPKLVTSHGRPVGDHAQADEAPEPDAEHSRPTPAPGALPSRRPRARTGERAGDTSGDGSGDTSGQKPGARPGARTASASAPAPASAPAETERNASGTSPAGRGGGGTGAEAAPAGGPTGLPRRVRQASLARQLREQPEPSAPTGPEPERDADAVRTRMASLQRGWLRGREEEAAADAGPARARATEDEDGPEATGPAPHSTAQGNTPERDGR
- a CDS encoding M15 family metallopeptidase — protein: MRRRTPTALRSLLLAVLLSLTFATVTAQASPTPRTPHRDPKAPTSFVELRDIDPTIIEDIRYATPHNFTGVPVTGYTQPLCLLTRSTAEALHRAQRHLLRRGYSLKVYDCFRPQRAVDHFVRWAEDLSDQRMKAEFYPRVDKTRLFADGYIAEKSGHSRGSTLDLSFVRLPAHPTRPYVPGETLTSCYGPKAERFPDAAVDTGTGFDCFDTLAHTDDPRITGVQRAHRDLLTTTLEHEGFTNLPEEWWHFTHQPEQYPDTYFDFPVSRRSLTSHH
- a CDS encoding GTP-binding protein, translating into MNALSGRTDRPLTLKLLVAGGFGVGKTTLVGAVSEIRPLRTEEILTEASRPVDDMRGVEQKRTTTVAVDFGRITLREELVLYLFGTPGQDRFWFLWDELAQGALGAVVLVDTRRLADSFAAVDYFERRGIPFVVAVNRFDGAEDHPLTEIRAALDLDPHVPLVPCDARARDSVKAVLIEVVEHARRHAVAQRESHTAH
- a CDS encoding DUF962 domain-containing protein is translated as MSDEAREFGSYEEFWPYYVAMHSRAATRWVHLAGTLTGLAVSAYGLARGRPRYLAALPVIGYGTAWPAHFLIERNNPATFGHPAWSLRGDAAMIRMMLAGRDAELGEIARKWLAEHRTTGS